The Thermoflavifilum sp. genome contains a region encoding:
- a CDS encoding DNA topoisomerase IV subunit B — MSEHQTLLHAYDEASIRSLDWREHIRLRPGMYIGKTGDGSSMDDGIYILLKEIIDNAVDEYLMGFGKRIEVKITDHAATVRDYGRGIPLGKLVDAVSKINTGAKYDNRVFQKTVGLNGIGTKAVNALSSRFHIKSFREGKAAEAVFEKGILIEHHTDILTQEPDGTWVYFTPDPAIFKHFRFIPEFIETQIKNYCFLNAGLQIVLNGQTFVSKHGLLDLLQSKINEEEQRYPIIHLKQEDVEVAITHGNHYGEEYYSFVNGQYTTQGGTHLSAFREAFVKTIRDFYKKDYDAADIRASICAAISIRVQEPVFESQTKTKLGSVYLYENGPSIKNFISEFLAKELDNFLHKNAAVADALKKRIEQSERERKELSGIKKLANERAKKANLHNRKLRDCRIHLNDDDKQDPEFQAKKLETTLFITEGDSASGSITKSRNVETQAVFSLRGKPLNCYGLSKKVVYENEEFNLLQHALNIEDGLDGLRYHRIVIATDADVDGMHIRLLMLTFFLQFFPDLVRSGHLYILETPLFRVRNKQQTLYCYSEEEKREAIKKLGGKPEITRFKGLGEISPEEFSYFIGENMRLQPVIIGKDTQIHKLLDYYMGKNTTSRQDFIIENLRYEKDVVEETMAAETQTTEA; from the coding sequence ATGTCTGAGCATCAAACATTACTTCATGCCTACGACGAAGCTTCTATTCGCTCGCTTGACTGGCGCGAACATATCCGCCTGCGCCCGGGCATGTATATTGGGAAAACGGGCGATGGTTCGAGCATGGACGATGGTATATATATCTTGCTAAAAGAAATCATCGATAATGCCGTAGATGAATACCTGATGGGATTTGGCAAACGCATTGAAGTGAAAATCACCGACCATGCCGCCACCGTACGCGATTATGGACGGGGTATTCCTCTGGGCAAACTGGTAGATGCCGTTTCAAAAATCAATACCGGTGCGAAATATGATAACCGCGTATTCCAGAAAACCGTGGGCTTGAACGGTATTGGTACCAAAGCCGTGAATGCGCTTTCTTCACGTTTTCATATCAAAAGCTTTCGAGAAGGAAAAGCAGCGGAAGCCGTTTTTGAAAAAGGTATATTGATTGAACATCATACCGATATCCTCACGCAGGAACCCGACGGCACCTGGGTGTATTTCACGCCCGACCCGGCTATTTTCAAGCATTTTCGTTTTATTCCCGAGTTCATCGAAACCCAGATTAAAAACTATTGCTTCCTGAATGCAGGATTGCAAATTGTGCTGAACGGACAAACATTTGTTTCAAAGCATGGCTTGCTCGATCTGTTGCAAAGCAAAATCAATGAAGAAGAGCAACGTTATCCCATCATACACCTGAAACAAGAAGATGTTGAAGTGGCCATCACGCATGGCAATCATTACGGTGAAGAATATTATTCGTTTGTCAATGGCCAGTATACCACACAGGGCGGCACGCATCTGTCGGCATTCCGGGAGGCATTCGTGAAAACCATTCGCGATTTTTATAAAAAAGATTATGATGCAGCCGACATTCGTGCGTCTATTTGCGCGGCCATCAGCATCCGTGTACAGGAGCCCGTATTTGAATCGCAAACAAAAACCAAATTAGGTTCCGTTTATCTCTATGAAAATGGCCCGAGTATAAAAAACTTCATAAGCGAATTTTTAGCTAAAGAACTGGATAATTTTTTACATAAAAATGCGGCTGTTGCGGATGCGCTCAAAAAGCGGATTGAACAAAGTGAGCGTGAACGTAAAGAATTAAGCGGCATCAAAAAACTGGCTAATGAACGGGCGAAGAAAGCCAACCTGCATAACCGTAAATTGCGCGATTGCCGCATTCATTTGAATGACGACGACAAGCAGGATCCGGAGTTTCAGGCAAAAAAATTAGAAACGACTTTATTCATTACCGAGGGCGATTCGGCCAGCGGCTCCATTACCAAATCCAGGAATGTGGAAACACAGGCGGTATTCAGCCTGCGTGGTAAACCACTGAATTGCTATGGCCTGAGTAAAAAAGTAGTATATGAAAATGAAGAATTCAATTTGCTACAACATGCATTGAATATTGAAGACGGACTGGATGGATTGCGCTACCATCGCATCGTGATCGCCACCGATGCCGATGTGGACGGCATGCATATTCGCCTGCTGATGCTCACTTTTTTCCTGCAATTCTTTCCCGACCTGGTACGCAGCGGACATCTGTATATCCTCGAAACACCGTTGTTCCGTGTACGCAATAAACAACAAACTTTATATTGCTATTCCGAAGAAGAAAAACGTGAGGCCATAAAGAAATTGGGCGGTAAGCCCGAAATTACACGCTTTAAGGGACTGGGCGAGATTTCGCCGGAAGAATTCAGTTATTTCATCGGAGAAAATATGCGTTTGCAACCCGTGATCATCGGCAAGGATACACAAATTCATAAGCTACTCGATTACTACATGGGAAAAAATACCACATCACGACAGGACTTTATCATCGAAAATTTACGATATGAAAAAGATGTGGTGGAAGAAACCATGGCTGCCGAAACACAGACAACGGAGGCTTGA
- a CDS encoding sugar MFS transporter → MPTMIRSDESQSSTAVNMRFAFILVTSLFFLWGFAYGLLDSLNKHFQDIFQITKLRSAWLQAAYFGGYFLMALPAGFIMKLFGYKRGILIGLSLYAIGAFFFYPSAQWHSFNAFLIALFILACGLCCLETAANPYVTVLGPRHGAAFRINLAQSFNGVGSFLGPFLASQLFFKHSVPNSSLQSVQYTYLVIAIVVLCIACLFYFTPLPEINEEVQLHQEAHIHSRPLFQNRHFILGVVAQFFYVGAQVGIAAFFINYVIENWQQASSSLAAILLGVSLILFTVGRFMGTLLMKWIAAEKLLMVYAIINMLLCMMVISLHGEIAVLALMIIFFFESIMFPTIFALGVRNLGKHTRQGGSFIIMSIVGGALSPLLMGWIADHQHSTAQAFVVPFICFLVVAYYGYSGHRIRQQIQAKTFQ, encoded by the coding sequence ATGCCCACCATGATCCGTTCAGATGAAAGCCAATCATCAACCGCAGTCAATATGCGTTTTGCTTTTATACTGGTAACCAGCTTGTTCTTTCTATGGGGTTTTGCTTACGGCTTACTGGATTCGTTGAATAAACATTTCCAGGATATTTTTCAAATCACTAAACTACGCTCGGCCTGGCTGCAGGCGGCTTATTTTGGTGGATATTTTTTGATGGCTTTACCGGCGGGCTTCATCATGAAGTTATTCGGATATAAACGAGGTATTCTTATTGGATTGAGTTTATATGCAATTGGTGCTTTTTTCTTTTACCCATCTGCTCAGTGGCATAGTTTCAATGCCTTTTTAATAGCACTTTTTATTCTTGCCTGTGGCTTATGTTGCCTGGAAACAGCAGCCAATCCCTATGTGACGGTGCTTGGCCCAAGGCATGGTGCGGCTTTTCGTATTAACCTGGCGCAATCGTTCAACGGCGTGGGTTCTTTTCTCGGTCCATTTCTGGCTTCTCAGCTGTTTTTCAAACATAGCGTACCAAACAGTTCCTTACAATCCGTACAATACACTTATTTAGTTATAGCAATTGTGGTGTTATGCATAGCCTGTTTATTTTATTTCACGCCCCTTCCAGAGATTAACGAAGAAGTGCAATTACATCAAGAAGCACATATCCATTCCCGACCGTTGTTTCAGAACAGGCATTTTATATTGGGCGTGGTTGCTCAGTTCTTTTATGTTGGGGCGCAGGTGGGTATAGCAGCGTTTTTTATCAATTATGTAATTGAGAATTGGCAGCAGGCCTCCAGCAGTCTGGCCGCCATATTGCTGGGTGTGAGCCTGATATTATTTACGGTGGGGCGATTCATGGGCACTTTGTTGATGAAATGGATAGCCGCCGAAAAATTGCTTATGGTTTATGCCATCATCAATATGTTACTTTGCATGATGGTTATTTCCCTTCATGGAGAAATCGCCGTGCTGGCATTGATGATTATTTTCTTTTTTGAATCCATTATGTTTCCCACCATATTCGCATTAGGCGTTCGTAATCTCGGCAAGCACACCCGGCAGGGCGGATCATTCATCATCATGTCGATAGTGGGCGGTGCGCTCAGTCCTTTGTTGATGGGATGGATTGCCGATCATCAACACAGCACCGCGCAAGCATTTGTGGTACCTTTCATCTGTTTTCTGGTTGTGGCCTACTATGGTTATTCCGGTCATCGGATTCGTCAGCAGATACAGGCAAAAACGTTTCAATGA
- a CDS encoding DNA gyrase/topoisomerase IV subunit A gives MHEEKMYNQEETLHNITAVSGLYENWFLDYASYVILERAVPAIEDGLKPVQRRILHAMKEMDDGRFNKVANIIGQSMQYHPHGDASIGEAIVNLGQKNLLIETQGNWGDIRTGDEAAAPRYIEARLSKFALEVAFNPKTTTWQLSYDSRKYEPLTLPMKFPLLLAQGVEGIAVGLSTRILPHNFCEIIDAAIAYLKNKPFELYPDFPTGGMIDVSQYQDGKRGGRVKIRVHIEERDKKTLIIRDVPYGVTTTQLIDSIIKANDAGKIKIKKVIDNTAKDVEIEVQLAPGVDTEMTIDALYAFTDCEISISPNACVIINDKPHFVSISDILKYNVDHTGSLLQKELEIKLQELEAEWHFASLEKIFIEKRIYREIEKAESWEQVLSEIRQGLQPYLHLLHRPVTDEDIVKLTEIKIKRISKYDIQKAEENILHIEQQMQETRYNLDHLTEYTIRYFENLKKKYGKGRERLTEIRVFDTIQATAVAMANTKLYMQREEGFIGTSLKKDEYVCDCSDLDQIIVFRKDGIMLVTRVSDKAFVGRQIMHAGVFHKDDKTIYHMIYTDLESGITYAKRFQVGGITLNKEYALGKSQRTRVHYFSANPNGETEIVQITLSPSCAARKKVFEFNFADLDVKGRSAQGNQVTRYPVKLVKLKEKTAGVVQAEDRWYDPEIGRLNTEGRGQYLGSFYPDEKILIIYQNGSYELNDVALTHRYDPTTVMWIEKFDPAKLITAIYYDGEKQSCFAKRFHIETQSEDTVFNFIREHADSRLLLVSTEPEPVAVMVTGKKRSEARQEIISLRDIPVTGWKAVGTRLCSGMPASIAWQSALGKNEQTASLF, from the coding sequence ATGCATGAAGAGAAAATGTACAATCAGGAAGAAACATTACATAATATCACGGCGGTAAGCGGATTGTATGAAAACTGGTTTCTGGATTATGCTTCGTATGTAATTCTGGAACGTGCCGTGCCGGCTATTGAAGATGGGTTAAAACCCGTGCAAAGGCGCATCCTGCATGCCATGAAAGAAATGGATGACGGCAGGTTTAATAAAGTGGCCAACATCATCGGTCAATCCATGCAATATCATCCACACGGCGATGCTTCCATCGGCGAGGCTATCGTGAACCTGGGACAGAAAAACCTGTTGATCGAAACACAGGGCAACTGGGGCGATATCCGTACGGGCGATGAAGCAGCAGCACCCCGTTATATCGAAGCGCGTCTTTCTAAATTCGCCCTCGAAGTGGCTTTCAACCCCAAAACCACTACCTGGCAGCTGAGCTACGACAGCCGTAAATACGAACCCCTCACGCTGCCCATGAAGTTTCCCCTGCTGCTGGCACAGGGCGTGGAAGGCATAGCCGTCGGGCTCTCCACACGCATCCTGCCTCATAATTTCTGCGAAATCATCGACGCGGCAATCGCTTACTTGAAAAACAAACCGTTTGAACTATATCCCGATTTCCCTACCGGCGGCATGATCGATGTGTCGCAATACCAGGACGGCAAAAGGGGAGGACGCGTGAAAATCCGCGTTCACATCGAAGAACGCGATAAAAAAACCTTAATCATCCGCGACGTGCCCTACGGCGTTACCACCACGCAACTCATCGATTCAATTATCAAAGCAAATGATGCCGGGAAAATCAAAATCAAAAAGGTAATTGATAACACGGCGAAAGATGTGGAAATTGAAGTGCAGCTGGCGCCCGGCGTGGATACCGAAATGACCATCGACGCACTATATGCCTTCACCGATTGTGAAATCAGCATCTCGCCCAATGCCTGCGTGATCATCAACGATAAACCCCACTTTGTAAGCATCAGCGATATCCTGAAATACAATGTCGATCACACGGGATCGCTGCTGCAAAAGGAACTGGAAATCAAGTTACAGGAATTAGAAGCGGAATGGCATTTTGCAAGCCTGGAAAAAATCTTTATCGAAAAACGAATCTATCGGGAAATTGAAAAAGCCGAAAGCTGGGAACAGGTACTGTCTGAAATCCGCCAGGGTCTGCAGCCTTACCTGCATCTCCTGCACCGCCCGGTGACCGATGAGGATATCGTGAAACTCACAGAAATCAAAATCAAACGCATCTCGAAATACGATATCCAGAAAGCGGAAGAAAATATCCTGCATATTGAACAACAAATGCAGGAAACCCGTTACAACCTCGATCACCTGACCGAATATACCATTCGTTATTTTGAAAATCTGAAAAAGAAATACGGAAAAGGCAGAGAACGCCTCACGGAAATCCGTGTGTTCGATACCATACAGGCTACGGCCGTAGCCATGGCCAATACAAAGTTGTACATGCAACGCGAAGAGGGATTCATCGGTACTTCCCTGAAAAAAGATGAATACGTGTGCGATTGTTCGGATCTGGATCAGATCATTGTCTTTCGTAAAGATGGTATTATGCTGGTGACGCGCGTGAGCGATAAAGCTTTTGTGGGCCGTCAGATCATGCATGCCGGTGTATTTCATAAAGACGATAAAACCATTTACCACATGATTTATACCGACCTGGAATCGGGCATCACCTATGCGAAACGTTTTCAGGTGGGCGGCATTACGTTGAATAAGGAATATGCGCTGGGTAAATCCCAGCGTACACGTGTGCATTATTTTTCCGCCAATCCAAATGGGGAAACCGAAATCGTGCAAATCACCTTGAGTCCGTCGTGTGCGGCAAGAAAAAAGGTTTTTGAATTCAATTTCGCCGATCTCGATGTAAAAGGCCGCTCTGCACAGGGCAATCAGGTAACGCGTTATCCGGTGAAGCTCGTCAAGCTGAAAGAAAAAACGGCCGGCGTGGTGCAGGCTGAAGATCGGTGGTACGACCCGGAAATAGGCCGACTGAATACGGAAGGGCGCGGCCAGTATCTCGGCAGTTTTTATCCAGATGAAAAAATCCTGATTATCTATCAAAACGGCAGCTATGAACTCAACGATGTCGCCCTGACTCATCGTTATGATCCAACAACGGTGATGTGGATTGAAAAATTCGATCCGGCAAAGCTGATCACGGCCATCTACTACGACGGCGAAAAACAGAGTTGCTTTGCCAAACGTTTTCATATTGAAACGCAGAGTGAAGACACGGTATTCAACTTTATTCGGGAACATGCCGATTCGCGCCTCTTGCTGGTGAGCACCGAACCCGAGCCTGTGGCCGTGATGGTAACGGGTAAAAAACGGTCGGAAGCCCGACAGGAAATCATTTCCTTACGCGATATTCCGGTGACCGGCTGGAAAGCCGTAGGTACCCGCCTGTGCTCAGGTATGCCGGCCAGTATCGCATGGCAATCCGCACTGGGAAAAAATGAGCAAACCGCTTCTTTATTTTGA
- a CDS encoding proline dehydrogenase family protein, translating into MSVTSPRVSFDDTAAAFSFRDDRELSRMYWLFWLMNLGWLTHLAKYLIPVVIRLHLPVRKWIYDTLYKQFCGGETLEHVMQTADRLAHAGMHIILDYGVEGKETEEVFEHTCAEYVRMITYATRKPNIPFIAVKMTGLARTQLLEKLHERQNLTESEKAEWQRACQRLERIVQEATKHHIGVMVDAEESWIQSPIDACVMQLMQSYNRQKPVLFQTYQLYRTDRLEVLKSHILEAKEKAFVLGAKLVRGAYLEKERKRAVEKGYPSPVHANKNRTDEDYNEAIQYCLAHLQDVCCCIATHNEKSCQLAIQLMEEKQIAPDHPHVYFSQLYGMSDHISFNLSRHGYRVCKYLPYGPLEDVIPYLMRRAQENTSVAGQTSRELRLIQQEITRRKMLHQQGVY; encoded by the coding sequence ATGTCAGTTACTTCTCCGCGTGTATCTTTCGATGACACGGCTGCTGCTTTTTCTTTCCGCGATGATCGCGAATTAAGCCGCATGTACTGGTTATTCTGGCTGATGAATCTGGGATGGCTCACGCATCTTGCGAAATATTTGATTCCTGTTGTGATTCGTTTGCATTTGCCCGTTCGCAAGTGGATCTATGATACCCTGTACAAACAATTTTGTGGAGGGGAAACACTTGAGCATGTGATGCAAACTGCAGATCGACTCGCTCACGCAGGCATGCACATCATTTTAGATTATGGCGTGGAAGGGAAAGAAACAGAAGAGGTATTTGAACACACCTGTGCGGAATATGTTCGCATGATCACCTATGCGACGCGCAAACCCAATATTCCGTTTATTGCCGTGAAAATGACAGGACTGGCACGTACACAATTGCTGGAAAAATTGCATGAGCGGCAAAACCTTACTGAATCAGAAAAGGCGGAATGGCAGCGCGCTTGCCAACGATTGGAGCGCATTGTGCAGGAGGCTACCAAGCATCATATTGGCGTGATGGTCGATGCAGAAGAAAGCTGGATTCAATCGCCGATTGATGCATGTGTTATGCAGTTGATGCAATCCTATAATCGACAAAAGCCCGTACTTTTTCAAACCTATCAACTTTATCGCACGGATCGGCTTGAGGTATTAAAATCCCATATTCTGGAAGCAAAGGAAAAAGCATTCGTACTTGGAGCCAAACTGGTGCGCGGAGCTTATCTGGAGAAAGAACGAAAGCGGGCTGTTGAAAAAGGATATCCCAGTCCTGTACATGCAAATAAAAATCGCACGGATGAGGATTATAACGAAGCCATTCAATATTGTCTGGCTCATCTTCAAGATGTTTGCTGTTGCATAGCCACCCACAATGAGAAAAGTTGTCAGCTGGCCATTCAGCTGATGGAAGAAAAACAAATCGCTCCTGATCATCCACATGTATATTTTTCACAACTCTATGGCATGAGCGATCATATCAGTTTTAATCTTTCCAGGCATGGATATCGGGTTTGTAAATATCTTCCTTATGGTCCGCTGGAAGATGTGATTCCATACCTGATGCGCCGTGCGCAGGAAAATACATCTGTGGCCGGACAAACCAGTCGGGAATTGAGGTTGATTCAACAAGAAATCACCCGCAGAAAAATGCTCCATCAGCAGGGTGTATATTAA
- a CDS encoding DUF3658 domain-containing protein — protein sequence MERIVHILFDPDAAIALQQAFDIDPTLRDEILVLEDDYRYGPIITIPDAWETRNVWLKTHLFPQQEDGNSAIFQEEKLRRQLRERMETDDQLHVWIWMTNHLREVCGYFSLLPWISEFDQRVELIYLHNLPFLNEKYQLFFPEKLSSIPAREYPKAKRLATPLSSEEMMADNEEWQKLQAQNSLLRGTAGERKCKDMAVDSYDDQLMKCCTPDWIRLTRLLNVFRQQSGIDIQDAFWIWRLQQLAANGLIQVQGEWFQKPMIRLAKNEQQTAADDVSAHQLKNS from the coding sequence GTGGAACGAATTGTGCATATATTATTTGACCCTGATGCGGCAATTGCCCTGCAGCAAGCATTCGACATCGACCCCACGCTGCGCGACGAAATCCTTGTGCTGGAAGATGATTATCGATATGGCCCCATCATCACAATTCCCGATGCATGGGAAACAAGAAATGTTTGGTTAAAAACGCATCTTTTCCCCCAACAGGAAGATGGTAACAGCGCAATATTTCAGGAAGAGAAGCTGCGCCGGCAACTGCGCGAACGTATGGAAACTGATGATCAGCTGCATGTATGGATCTGGATGACCAATCATCTGCGTGAAGTGTGTGGATATTTCTCGCTGTTGCCCTGGATCAGCGAATTCGATCAACGAGTGGAATTGATTTACCTGCATAATTTGCCTTTCCTGAATGAGAAATATCAGCTTTTCTTTCCAGAAAAATTATCCTCGATTCCCGCGCGTGAATATCCGAAAGCCAAGCGCCTGGCCACGCCTCTTTCGTCGGAAGAAATGATGGCCGATAATGAAGAATGGCAAAAATTACAAGCACAAAACAGCTTGCTGCGTGGGACAGCGGGGGAAAGAAAATGTAAGGATATGGCAGTGGATAGTTATGATGATCAGTTGATGAAATGTTGTACACCCGACTGGATAAGATTAACCCGATTGCTGAACGTTTTTCGGCAGCAATCCGGAATCGATATCCAGGATGCATTCTGGATCTGGCGATTACAACAATTAGCCGCCAATGGCCTCATACAGGTGCAGGGCGAGTGGTTTCAAAAACCCATGATTCGACTGGCTAAAAACGAACAACAAACAGCGGCTGATGATGTATCGGCTCATCAATTGAAAAATAGTTAA
- a CDS encoding glycoside hydrolase family 31 protein — MQPSAPTNVYSIKYYPEAVLRWEREGNFFYFYTHDVVLEVKVISNHIVRFRYSPDGRFQRDFSYAVNPAFKESITRLYSTEDAAYISIFTEQLQIKIDRQHLLITLLDAQGRLINQDEKGYHWQHYQQKGGKIVYCSKYIQQDECFYGLGDKPTDFQLRGKRLENYGMDRYGYGWHVDPLYKNIPFYYGLHHGIGYGIFLDNTFRTFFDFGQERADVCSFWAHGGEMCYYFIYGPSLMDVAARYAKLTGTPELPPLWSLGYHQSRWSYYPASRVKEIAQEFRKRKIPCDVIHLDIDYMDGFRCFTFHPEGFPDPAGLMRELAEMGFKVVAIIDPGIKVDPHYFVYQQGIEGDYFCKRGDGALMEGDVWPGRCVFPDFTHPRVRAWWSRLCKHLTDAGIRGVWNDMNEPAVFEIGTFPDDVRHDYDGDPCSHRKAHNVYGHLMSKATAEGVSRYLMPHRPFVITRSCYAGAQRWTSVWTGDNTASWEHLFIAAIQCLRLSISGISFAGSDIGGFIGEPTPELYVRWLQMATFHVFMRTHSASNETNFHQEPWAFGQKNEFIARKFIKLRYRLLPYFYTTFWQYSTYGFPMLRPLVFVDQHDADTYNRAEEFMLGDHLLISPVHAAGMQSKTVYLPAGEWYNFWNNQLVQGKQQVEVRTPMTQIPVFVRAGAVIPQFPPMEYVPESLQFQEMILDTYFIHGTLQSVLYEDAGDGYGYRDGQCRVIHFTVHGQPDRLSIQRSCTGDFQPGYQQYRLVCHGLPFQPAAYEIDGRTFSIPASAHSSTAIGRLKLNIPADFQEIIIR; from the coding sequence ATGCAACCTTCAGCACCTACGAATGTTTATTCCATTAAATATTATCCGGAAGCCGTTCTACGATGGGAACGCGAGGGAAATTTCTTTTATTTCTACACGCATGATGTAGTACTCGAAGTAAAAGTCATATCCAATCATATCGTACGTTTCAGGTATTCGCCTGATGGACGGTTTCAGCGTGATTTTTCTTATGCGGTGAATCCAGCATTTAAGGAATCTATAACCCGTTTGTATAGTACTGAAGATGCAGCATATATCAGTATTTTCACGGAACAATTGCAGATTAAAATTGATCGACAGCATTTGCTGATAACCCTGCTGGATGCACAGGGTCGGCTCATTAATCAGGATGAAAAAGGATATCACTGGCAACATTACCAGCAAAAGGGTGGTAAGATTGTGTACTGCAGCAAGTATATCCAGCAGGATGAGTGTTTCTATGGATTGGGTGATAAGCCTACCGACTTTCAATTGCGAGGCAAAAGGCTGGAAAATTACGGGATGGATCGTTACGGTTATGGCTGGCATGTTGATCCGCTGTACAAGAATATTCCGTTTTATTATGGATTACATCATGGCATAGGTTATGGCATTTTTCTGGACAATACCTTTCGTACCTTCTTTGACTTTGGCCAGGAGCGTGCGGATGTGTGCAGCTTCTGGGCGCATGGCGGAGAAATGTGTTATTATTTTATTTACGGGCCTTCTTTGATGGATGTTGCAGCCCGTTATGCAAAGTTAACGGGAACACCCGAACTTCCGCCATTATGGAGTCTGGGCTATCATCAAAGCAGGTGGAGTTATTATCCCGCAAGCCGGGTAAAAGAAATTGCACAGGAATTTCGCAAGCGTAAGATTCCCTGTGATGTGATTCATCTGGATATCGACTACATGGATGGATTTCGTTGTTTTACTTTTCATCCTGAGGGATTTCCCGATCCAGCAGGATTGATGCGCGAGTTAGCTGAGATGGGTTTTAAGGTAGTGGCAATCATTGATCCGGGCATCAAAGTAGATCCGCATTATTTTGTATATCAACAGGGTATTGAAGGAGATTATTTCTGCAAGCGAGGCGATGGGGCATTGATGGAAGGCGATGTATGGCCTGGAAGATGTGTATTTCCTGATTTTACACATCCCCGTGTACGTGCATGGTGGAGCAGGTTGTGTAAACATTTAACCGATGCCGGCATTCGCGGTGTATGGAATGATATGAATGAACCGGCGGTATTTGAAATCGGAACCTTTCCGGATGATGTACGGCATGATTATGACGGTGATCCTTGCAGCCATCGCAAAGCACATAATGTGTATGGCCATCTCATGAGTAAAGCCACGGCGGAAGGCGTTTCCCGTTATTTGATGCCTCATCGTCCGTTTGTGATAACGCGTTCCTGTTATGCCGGCGCACAACGATGGACCAGCGTGTGGACGGGCGATAATACGGCTTCATGGGAACATTTGTTCATCGCCGCCATTCAATGCCTGCGTTTGTCGATTTCAGGTATTTCTTTTGCCGGAAGTGATATTGGCGGATTCATCGGAGAACCCACGCCCGAGTTGTATGTGCGCTGGTTACAGATGGCCACCTTTCATGTGTTTATGCGTACACATTCGGCGAGCAACGAAACCAATTTTCATCAGGAACCCTGGGCATTCGGACAAAAAAACGAATTCATCGCCCGCAAATTCATCAAACTGCGTTACAGGCTTCTGCCTTATTTTTACACCACCTTCTGGCAATACAGCACCTATGGATTTCCCATGCTGCGGCCTCTGGTGTTTGTGGATCAACACGATGCCGATACATACAACCGTGCAGAGGAATTCATGCTGGGCGATCACCTGTTGATTAGCCCCGTACATGCAGCAGGTATGCAATCGAAGACGGTTTATCTTCCTGCAGGCGAATGGTATAATTTCTGGAACAATCAACTCGTGCAGGGAAAACAACAGGTGGAAGTACGAACGCCTATGACGCAAATCCCCGTTTTTGTACGTGCGGGTGCTGTGATTCCTCAATTTCCGCCGATGGAATATGTTCCTGAATCATTGCAATTTCAGGAAATGATACTGGATACTTATTTTATCCATGGCACACTTCAAAGTGTGTTGTACGAGGATGCGGGAGATGGTTATGGCTATCGGGATGGGCAATGCAGGGTAATTCATTTCACGGTTCATGGACAACCTGATCGGTTGTCCATTCAGCGCAGCTGTACGGGTGATTTCCAGCCGGGTTATCAACAATATCGTTTGGTTTGCCATGGATTGCCCTTCCAGCCTGCAGCTTATGAAATTGATGGCAGGACTTTTTCCATTCCTGCCAGTGCACATTCATCTACAGCCATAGGCAGGTTGAAATTGAATATCCCGGCCGATTTTCAGGAAATCATCATTCGTTAA
- a CDS encoding septal ring lytic transglycosylase RlpA family protein, protein MVYQAIFISTCLLSSALCIAIPACGQSQAEQDSIAFYGIASYYDATFNGQLTASGDTFYAHYFTAASNQLPMDRYVLVTNLRNRRKVVVRINDRMAPDNQRLIDVSEAAARKLGFKARGITRVKVQLIPAWMVNWFDLASLDSMQPPDHKR, encoded by the coding sequence ATGGTTTATCAAGCCATTTTCATATCTACGTGTTTGCTTTCATCGGCTTTGTGTATCGCTATTCCCGCCTGTGGGCAAAGCCAGGCTGAACAGGACAGCATAGCTTTTTATGGAATTGCAAGTTATTATGATGCCACATTCAATGGACAATTAACAGCTAGTGGGGATACTTTTTACGCGCATTATTTCACCGCAGCAAGTAATCAGCTGCCCATGGATCGTTATGTACTGGTAACCAACCTGCGCAACCGAAGAAAAGTTGTGGTGAGAATTAACGATCGAATGGCTCCAGACAATCAGCGATTGATTGATGTATCAGAAGCTGCAGCTCGTAAGCTCGGTTTCAAAGCAAGAGGCATCACCAGGGTGAAGGTGCAACTGATCCCTGCATGGATGGTGAACTGGTTTGACCTTGCTTCGCTGGATAGCATGCAACCACCGGATCATAAAAGATAA